The Sphingopyxis fribergensis genome contains a region encoding:
- a CDS encoding ABC transporter ATP-binding protein — MAGLSIQGARKSFGATEVLKGVSIDVADGEFTVIVGPSGCGKSTLLRSVAGLEELTGGSIVIGERDVTSLPPSERGIAMVFQSYALYPHLTVRENMAFGLKIAKAAKTEIDKAVRRAAEILNIETLLDRKPAALSGGQRQRVAIGRAIVRQPQIFLFDEPLSNLDADLRVRMRYEFASLHRQLGTTTLYVTHDQVEAMTLADRIIVLRDGRIEQVGTPRELYERPANIFVAQFLGTPRMNILAATVADDGRAELADGRRIALPPLAVPLATGTPFSIGIRPEDIAIGDAPGALQFTIRFIERLGGLATLHLVGRQGDEPIACQLRDDGGLGEGDTVFALLPPTHLHLFGADGQALQTVGE, encoded by the coding sequence ATGGCCGGACTGTCGATCCAGGGTGCACGCAAGAGCTTCGGTGCCACCGAGGTGCTGAAAGGCGTGTCGATCGATGTCGCCGACGGCGAATTCACGGTGATCGTCGGTCCGTCGGGATGCGGGAAATCGACGCTGTTGCGGTCGGTCGCGGGGCTGGAGGAACTGACCGGCGGCAGCATCGTCATCGGCGAGCGCGATGTCACCAGCCTGCCGCCGTCGGAGCGCGGCATCGCGATGGTGTTCCAATCCTATGCGCTTTACCCGCATCTGACGGTGCGCGAGAATATGGCGTTCGGGCTGAAGATCGCGAAAGCGGCGAAGACCGAAATAGATAAAGCCGTGCGGCGCGCGGCGGAGATTTTGAACATCGAAACGCTGCTCGATCGCAAGCCCGCGGCGTTGTCGGGCGGGCAGCGGCAGCGTGTCGCGATCGGCCGCGCGATCGTGCGCCAGCCGCAGATATTCCTGTTCGACGAGCCGCTGTCCAACCTCGACGCCGATTTGCGCGTGCGGATGCGCTACGAGTTCGCGAGCCTGCACCGGCAGCTTGGCACCACGACGCTGTATGTGACACACGATCAGGTCGAGGCGATGACGCTCGCCGACCGGATCATCGTGCTACGCGACGGACGGATCGAGCAGGTTGGCACGCCGCGCGAACTTTACGAACGACCGGCGAATATCTTCGTCGCGCAGTTTCTTGGTACGCCGCGGATGAATATCCTGGCCGCGACAGTGGCCGACGATGGACGGGCCGAACTCGCGGATGGTCGACGCATCGCCTTGCCCCCGCTTGCGGTGCCGCTTGCCACCGGAACTCCGTTCTCGATCGGTATTCGGCCCGAAGACATCGCGATCGGCGACGCACCTGGCGCACTGCAGTTCACGATCCGCTTTATCGAGCGGCTCGGCGGGCTTGCGACGCTTCATCTGGTCGGACGCCAGGGCGACGAGCCGATCGCTTGCCAGTTGCGCGACGACGGCGGTCTCGGCGAGGGCGACACGGTCTTTGCTTTGCTGCCACCCACGCATCTGCACCTGTTCGGCGCAGACGGTCAGGCGTTGCAGACGGTGGGGGAATGA
- a CDS encoding LacI family DNA-binding transcriptional regulator produces MATLRDVAREAGVSVATASRAINGLGNVTAPTKAAVMAAVKKLNFVPHSGARSLTRRKTDTVGVILPDLFGEFFSEIIRGIDLVAHESGMHLLLGNMHGSTHETAAAIAAMRGRVDGLLVMPPDLKPELLSDYLDPTLPTVLLNYDAGSLDLPFVAVDNYRGAYAMTEALLARGARHVVHIAGPKHNRDARDRQRGFVDAMAKFAGVRNPAILPGDFSEESGLKAAGLLVQGQLPVDAVFAANDQMAVGLIAGLADSGKSVPGDVMVAGFDDIPLARHLNPSLTTMQVHIDRLGSTAMMMLLRILRGETLGSASATILTPALIARGTTVVAAQATTAQP; encoded by the coding sequence ATGGCTACATTGAGGGACGTCGCCCGCGAAGCGGGGGTTTCGGTGGCGACGGCATCGCGGGCGATAAACGGGCTTGGCAATGTCACCGCGCCCACAAAAGCCGCGGTGATGGCGGCGGTAAAAAAACTGAACTTCGTCCCGCACAGCGGCGCGCGCAGCCTGACGCGGCGCAAGACCGACACCGTCGGTGTCATCCTGCCCGACCTGTTCGGCGAATTCTTCTCCGAAATCATCCGCGGCATCGACCTTGTCGCGCATGAATCGGGCATGCACCTCTTGCTCGGCAACATGCACGGCAGCACGCACGAAACCGCAGCCGCGATTGCCGCGATGCGCGGGCGCGTCGACGGGTTGTTGGTGATGCCGCCCGACCTGAAACCCGAACTGCTGTCGGATTATCTCGACCCGACGCTGCCGACGGTACTGCTTAACTATGACGCGGGCTCGCTCGACCTGCCGTTCGTCGCGGTCGACAATTATCGCGGCGCCTATGCGATGACCGAAGCGCTGCTCGCGCGCGGCGCGCGGCACGTCGTCCATATCGCGGGACCGAAGCACAATCGAGACGCGCGCGACCGCCAGCGCGGCTTTGTCGACGCGATGGCGAAGTTCGCGGGAGTGCGAAATCCCGCGATCCTTCCGGGCGATTTTTCGGAAGAGAGCGGGCTGAAGGCGGCCGGGTTGCTCGTGCAGGGGCAATTGCCCGTGGATGCGGTGTTTGCCGCGAACGACCAGATGGCGGTCGGACTGATCGCGGGACTTGCCGACTCGGGCAAGTCGGTGCCGGGTGACGTCATGGTGGCAGGGTTTGACGACATCCCGCTCGCACGCCATCTCAATCCGTCGCTGACGACGATGCAGGTCCATATCGACCGGCTGGGGTCGACCGCGATGATGATGCTGTTGCGCATCCTGCGCGGCGAGACGCTAGGCAGCGCGAGCGCGACGATCCTGACCCCGGCGCTGATTGCGCGCGGAACAACCGTTGTGGCGGCGCAGGCGACGACGGCGCAGCCATGA
- a CDS encoding extracellular solute-binding protein: MRGRPMEVTRRQMTGALAALPLLPALAACSARGDGALTVWAMGNEAASLPELLKVIGWPANAPAIEVQPLPWTAAHEKLLTGFAGGSLPTVGQVGNSWIAELAAIGAIAPVPDRALGMLDDQFAAVVDTNRIGGVAWAIPWYVDTRLQFYRKDLFTRAGYDAPPADWAGWKTALHKVKRQAGAGNYALLYPLNEYEQLTTLALSAGARMLRDDGARGAFSDPEFKAALAFYKSLFDEGLAPVASMAQISNVWDEFAKGYFSLFLSGPWTIGDLNSRLAPDMQNHWATAPNPGPDSIGSAAPGGSSLVVFAGNDHGDAAWDLVSRLMAPAAQLKFQQITGDLPARRSVWAKAGLAGDPIVAPFATQLDHATPLPKVPEWERIVTEMQIVAERMVRGQYSVDEAAKEIDVRADRLLEKRRWMLEKGRTR, from the coding sequence GTGCGTGGGCGCCCGATGGAGGTGACGCGGCGCCAGATGACGGGCGCGCTCGCGGCGCTGCCCCTGCTCCCGGCGCTTGCTGCGTGCAGTGCGCGCGGAGACGGCGCGCTGACCGTCTGGGCTATGGGCAATGAGGCGGCAAGCCTGCCCGAATTGCTGAAGGTCATCGGCTGGCCGGCAAATGCGCCGGCGATCGAGGTTCAACCCTTGCCCTGGACCGCGGCGCACGAGAAATTGCTCACGGGCTTTGCCGGGGGATCGCTGCCAACGGTCGGACAGGTCGGCAACAGCTGGATCGCCGAGCTGGCGGCGATCGGCGCGATTGCGCCGGTGCCCGATCGTGCGCTGGGGATGCTCGACGACCAGTTTGCCGCGGTGGTCGATACGAACCGCATCGGCGGGGTGGCGTGGGCAATCCCCTGGTACGTCGACACGCGGCTGCAATTTTACCGCAAGGATCTGTTCACGCGCGCCGGATATGACGCGCCACCGGCCGACTGGGCCGGATGGAAGACGGCGCTGCACAAGGTGAAGCGTCAAGCCGGTGCGGGCAATTACGCCCTGCTCTACCCTCTCAACGAATATGAGCAGTTGACGACACTCGCGCTGTCGGCGGGCGCGCGGATGCTCCGCGACGATGGCGCGCGTGGTGCTTTTTCGGACCCCGAATTCAAAGCCGCGCTCGCCTTTTACAAATCCCTGTTCGACGAAGGGTTGGCGCCGGTCGCGTCGATGGCGCAAATCTCCAACGTGTGGGACGAGTTCGCGAAGGGCTATTTCAGCCTTTTCCTCTCGGGCCCGTGGACGATCGGCGACCTGAACAGCCGTCTTGCGCCCGACATGCAAAACCATTGGGCGACCGCGCCCAACCCCGGCCCCGACAGCATCGGATCGGCCGCTCCCGGCGGATCGAGCCTCGTGGTGTTTGCGGGCAACGATCATGGCGATGCGGCTTGGGATCTGGTGTCGCGGCTGATGGCGCCCGCCGCGCAGCTGAAGTTCCAGCAAATCACCGGCGACTTGCCCGCACGGCGTTCGGTTTGGGCGAAAGCGGGGCTTGCGGGCGACCCGATCGTCGCGCCGTTCGCGACCCAGCTCGACCATGCCACCCCGCTGCCAAAGGTGCCCGAGTGGGAGCGCATCGTCACCGAGATGCAGATCGTCGCCGAACGCATGGTGCGCGGGCAGTATAGCGTCGACGAGGCGGCGAAAGAGATCGACGTTCGCGCCGACCGCCTGCTCGAAAAACGGCGCTGGATGCTGGAGAAAGGCCGCACGCGGTGA
- a CDS encoding carbohydrate ABC transporter permease, whose product MSAAGRVSEARAGWAMSSPALAAIILFFVLPAIASLALSFTDFDIYALADIGNLRFVGFQNYERLIGNPLFWKAVTNTLLFVGFGVPFIVALSLFAAMLVNSRWLKWRPVWRVALFAPYVTTLVATAVVWRYLLHTRYGLVNYLLSLFGIAPIDWLGDPHASLPAILIFVGWKTFGYNMIIFLAALQTVPRELDEAARIDGAGWFTRLRHVILPAIAPTVLLVSVLTVAGMFQLFAEPYVMTQGGPAQSTVTILYFMYEEGFKWWNLGSGAAVAFLLFLCILAVTLVQLRLAKRSGAI is encoded by the coding sequence GTGAGCGCCGCTGGGCGGGTCAGCGAAGCGCGCGCGGGTTGGGCGATGTCGTCGCCCGCGCTCGCCGCCATTATCCTCTTCTTCGTCCTGCCTGCGATCGCGTCGCTGGCGTTGAGCTTTACCGACTTCGACATCTACGCACTCGCCGATATCGGCAATTTGCGCTTCGTTGGCTTCCAGAATTACGAAAGACTGATCGGTAACCCGCTGTTCTGGAAAGCGGTCACGAACACCCTGCTTTTCGTCGGCTTCGGCGTGCCTTTCATTGTCGCACTGTCGCTGTTCGCGGCGATGCTCGTTAATTCGCGCTGGCTGAAATGGCGGCCGGTGTGGCGTGTCGCACTGTTCGCGCCCTATGTGACGACGCTCGTCGCGACCGCGGTGGTTTGGCGCTACCTCCTCCACACGCGATACGGCCTCGTCAATTATCTGCTGTCGCTATTCGGCATTGCGCCGATCGACTGGCTCGGCGATCCGCATGCGTCGCTGCCCGCGATCCTGATCTTCGTGGGGTGGAAGACCTTCGGCTATAATATGATCATCTTCCTCGCCGCGCTGCAGACGGTCCCGCGCGAACTCGACGAGGCGGCGCGGATCGACGGCGCGGGGTGGTTCACGCGCCTGCGCCATGTCATCCTGCCCGCGATTGCGCCCACGGTGCTGCTCGTATCGGTGCTGACGGTCGCGGGCATGTTCCAGCTGTTCGCCGAACCCTATGTGATGACGCAGGGTGGCCCCGCCCAGTCGACCGTTACCATCCTCTATTTCATGTACGAGGAAGGGTTCAAATGGTGGAACCTCGGATCGGGCGCGGCAGTCGCCTTCCTGCTGTTCCTGTGCATACTTGCGGTGACTTTGGTGCAATTGCGGCTCGCGAAACGGAGCGGTGCGATATGA